The Cryptococcus depauperatus CBS 7841 chromosome 7, complete sequence genome window below encodes:
- a CDS encoding NADH-ubiquinone oxidoreductase 51 kDa subunit, mitochondrial: MLASRQAIRRPFSAQIASTRSLATVSDTPVRHYGGLKDQDRIFTNLFCKHDHGLKGAMSRGDWHRTKDIILKGDQWLIQTIKDSGLRGRGGAGFPSGLKWSFMNKPGWEKDPRPRYLVVNADEGEPGTCKDREIMRGDPHKLVEGCLVAGRAMNATAAYIYIRGEFYQEASHVQQAIDEAYKAGFIGKNACGSDYNFDVYIHRGAGAYICGEETALIESIEGKQGKPRLKPPFPADVGLFGCPSTVANVETVAVAPTIARRGGSWFAGFGRERNSGTKVFCVSGHVNNPCVVEEEMSIPLQELLDKHCGGVRGGWQNLKGVIPGGCSVPVVTRETAEKCLMDYDSLKDNGTSLGTGAVIVMDQSTDMISAIARFSKFYKHESCGQCTPCREGTTWMMNMMDRMVEGRAQEREIDMLLELTKQVEGHTICALGDAAAWPIQGLMKNFRPEVEQRLAEFHAKNGQVLFGGKLLSQSDQRYALPDNLGGDAIRQLASP, from the exons ATGCTTGCCTCGAGACAGGCTATCCGTCGCCCGTTTTCGGCACAAATAGCTTCTACGAGATCACTAGCCACAGTTTCAGACACGCCGGTAAGACATTATGGTGGTCTTAAAGACCAAGATCGCATCTTTACAAACTTGTTTTGCAAGCATGATCACGGTTTGAAAGGCGCCATGTCGAGAGGAGATTGGCACAGgacaaaagacatcattctcaaagGTGATCAATGGCTTATACAGACCATCAAGGATTCTGGTTTGAGAGGTCGAGGAGGTGCTGGTTTTCCTAGTGGATTAAAATGGAGTTTCA TGAACAAGCCTGGATGGGAGAAAGATCCAAGACCACGATATCTTGTCGTCAATGCTGATGAGGGAGAACCTGGAACGTGTAAGGATCGAGAAATAATGCGAGGAGACCCTCACAAGCTCGTGGAAGGCTGCTTAGTCGCTGGAAGAGCTATGAATGCTACTGCCG CCTATATCTACATTCGAGGAGAATTTTACCAGGAAGCATCCCATGTCCAACAAGCCATTGACGAAGCTTACAAGGCTGGCTTTATTGGTAAAAATGCCTGTGGTTCTGACTACAACTTTGATGTTTATATTCATCGCGGGGCAGGCGCATATATTTGTGGTGAAGAGACCGCTTTGATAGAGTCTATTGAGGGCAAACAGGGAAAGCCTCGACTTAAGCCTCCTTTCCCAGCTGACGTTGGTCTCTTCGGTTGTCCTTCCACCGTCGCCAATGTTGAAACTGTCGCTGTCGCTCCTACTATTGCCCGGCGAGGTGGTTCCTGGTTTGCaggatttggaagagagagaaattCTGGTACCAAGGTGTTTTGTGTTTCCGGACATGTCAACAATCCTTGTgttgttgaggaagaaatgagcATTCCTTTACAAGAGCTTTTGGACAAGCATTGTGGCGGCGTAAGGGGTGGATGGCAGAACTTGAAGGGTGTTATTCCTGGCGGTTGTTCGGTCCCTGTAGTTACTCGAGAAACTGCCGAAAAATGCTT GATGGATTACGATTCTCTCAAAGATAATGGAACATCTCTCGGTACCGGTGCTGTTATTGTTATGGATCAATCTACCGACATGATATCTGCCATTGCCCGATTTTCCAAATTCTATAAACATGAATCCTGTGGCCAATGCACCCCTTGTCGAGAGGGCACAACATGGATGATGAACATGATGGACCGAATGGTGGAGGGACGTGcgcaagagagagaaattGATATGCTTTTGGAGTTGACAAAACAAGTGGAAGGCCACACAATTTGTGCATTGGGTGATGCGGCTGCTTGGCCAATCCAGGGTTTAATGAAAAACTTCC GACCAGAAGTTGAACAACGTCTTGCCGAGTTCCACGCTAAAAATGGCCAAGTCCTCTTTGGCGGCAAGCTTTTGTCACAATCAGATCAGAGATACGCCCTTCCTGATAATCTCGGTGGCGATGCTATTAGGCAACTTGCCTCTCCTTAA
- a CDS encoding serine/threonine-protein kinase ark1, with translation MSSQNVSGLMAGLSLLGPPSPGGSKTQPTNKAYTQSSSLSAQSQNRLPPVLKKYMNPGLVRPPNSALNSSSSAYSDSRGPLLTLAGVNVAHPKLNPGSSVSKSNTSLGQHTAHGIHGPAHATSSRTMASALNPSSKHASNTSSGTGAVGGSGRGMELGKYDGGLEEDEAKYSEATGPGAKILELSSATGGAIELSLPSFTIGRPLGKGKFGRVYLARSKVPPHFIVALKCLHKSEIIQGKVENQVRREIEIQQNLRHPNILRLYGYFHDNKRIFLVLEFAVKGELYKQLSRLGRFDEKKSSRYIAQMADALSYLHRKHVIHRDIKPENLLVGLNGELKIADFGWSVHAPSNRRNTLCGTLDYLPPEMVEGKEHTAAVDLWALGVLCYEFVVGGPPFEDMSGSAATYRRIRNVDLHIPAWVSSECTDLIKRLLRYKPEDRMPLSQVMVHPWIKMYEKKKSIGSTVRKS, from the exons ATGTCCAGCCAAAATGTGTCGGGTCTCATGGCAGGGCTGTCCCTCCTTGGCCCACCATCTCCAGGAGGTTCCAAAACACAGCCAACCAATAAAGCCTATACCCAGTCCAGCTCATTGTCCGCCCAGTCCCAAAATCGTCTTCCCCCTGTACTGAAAAAGTACATGAACCCTGGTTTGGTAAGACCTCCTAATAGTGCTCTCAACAGCTCCTCTTCCGCCTATTCTGACTCTCGCGGTCCCCTTCTCACTCTTGCCGGGGTCAATGTCGCTCATCCCAAACTTAACCCTGGCTCTTCAGTTAGCAAATCCAACACGTCCTTGGGTCAACATACAGCTCACGGAATACACGGTCCTGCTCATGCTACATCTTCCAGAACCATGGCCTCGGCTCTAAACCCTTCTTCCAAACATGCATCCAACACTAGCTCTGGAACAGGAGCAGTGGGCGGGTCCGGTAGAGGGATGGAACTGGGCAAATACGATGGTggtttggaagaagacgaagcaaAATACTCTGAGGCGACTGGACCAGGGGCGAAGATATTGGAGCTATCCAGTGCAAC TGGTGGTGCCATCGAACTTTCCCTTCCTTCATTCACCATTGGTCGTCCCCTTGGGAAGGGTAAATTTGGCCGTGTCTATCTTGCAAGGTCCAAAGTTCCTCCGCATTTTATTGTGGCTTTAAAATGTCTGCACAAGTCGGAGATAATTCAAGGCAAGGTCGAAAATCAGGTTAGGAGAGAGATTGAGATTCAACAAAACTTAAG GCATCCGAACATCTTGCGTCTATATGGCTATTTTCATGATAACAAACGTATCTTTTTGGTTCTTGAATTTGCTGTCAAAGGCGAACTATACAAACAGTTATCGAGGCTGGGAAGGTttgatgagaagaagagtagCAGG TACATTGCCCAGATGGCTGATGCATTATCCTACCTCCACAGAAAGCATGTTATCCATCGAGATATCAAACCTGAAAACCTTCTTGTGGGCCTGAACGGTGAACTAAAGATTGCAGACTTTGGTTGGAGCGTG CATGCACCAAGTAACAGGCGAAACACGCTTTGTGGGACATTAGACTATCTTCCTCCAGAAATGGTCGAAGGCAAAGAACACACAGCTGCTGTAGACCTCTGGGCTTTGGGCGTTTTGTGTTATGAATTTGTTGTTGGCGGCCCTCCATTCGAA GATATGTCTGGAAGTGCAGCAACATACAGGAGGATCAGAAATGTAGACCTGCATATACCAGCATGGGTCTCTTCGGAATGTACAGACCTAATCAAGCGT CTTCTCCGATACAAACCTGAAGACAGAATGCCCCTTTCCCAAGTCATGGTTCACCCTTGGATCAAGATgtatgaaaagaagaagtcaatTGGAAGCACTGTCAGAAAGTCTTAG
- a CDS encoding aconitate hydratase, mitochondrial has protein sequence MVALPRTQTIRPLIRGLATHAALPVKDCSSITPPYSRLIKTLENVRQVLPSNSKLTLAEKILYSHLRNPEESLDGGGKVRGERYLKLRPDRVAMQDASAQMALLQFMTCRLPSCAVPASIHCDHLIQAQMGAATDLSRSIDNNKEVFDFLQSAATKYGIEFWKPGSGIIHQIVLENYAAPGLLMLGTDSHTPNAGGLGMLAIGVGGADAVDALTDTPWELKAPLVTGVKLTGQLQGWATPKDLILHLVGKLTVRGGTGRILEYFGPGVATQSCTGLATIANMGAEVGATTSTFPYSSNMRQYLQATGRGPVADAADQAASQGFLQADEGAEYDEVIEINLSELEPHLNGPFTPDLATPLSRFSKFIKEKKYPTSLSSALIGSCTNSSYEDMSRVASIAEQAKAAGLRSKVPFLVTPGSELIRATIERDGLQGTLETVGATVLANACGPCIGQWRRDEKKGEENAILTSFNRNFKARNDGNMKTMNFLASPEIVTAMAFSGDLNFNPVTDSIPTPNGPFKFEPPSGDRLPPSGYTPGDLTYTPSVSPKPEPQTEIVISPSSTRLEILEPFSTNFPIGGGELTELTCLMRVRGKCTTDHISAAGAWLKYKGHLSNISENTLMTAVNDEGGQINVARDISGQEDTIPRIMQQYKARSEPWMLVVDENYGEGSAREHAALQPRFYGCALIIARSFARIHETNLKKQGILPLWFVDKDDYNKISAHDKIGTKGLTEVMAIKGGNIITVVIEKPTGEKVNITTRHTLSKDQVEWLRAGSALNWIGEQARKAGKT, from the exons ATGGTTGCTCTTCCACGTACCCAAACTATTCGTCCGCTCATTCGTGGGCTGGCTACTCATGCGGCCCTTCCTGTCAAAGATTGCTCAAGTATTACACCTCCCTATTCACGATTGATCAAAACACTCGAAAATGTTCGCCAAGTATTACCATCCAACTCAAAGCTCACTCTGGCGGAGAAAATTTTGTATTCTCATCTACGAAATCCAGAGGAGAGCTTGGATGGCGGAGGCAAGGTCAGAGGAGAGAGGTACTTGAAGCTTAGACCGGATAGAGTAGCAATGCAG GATGCTTCTGCCCAAATGGCTCTCTTACAATTCATGACATGTCGGCTCCCCAGCTGTGCCGTCCCAGCTTCCATCCACTGTGACCATCTTATTCAAGCACAAATGGGTGCCGCTACTGATCTCTCTCGCTCCATTGACAATAATAAAGAAGTTTTTgatttccttcaatctgcAGCGACCAAGTACGGTATTGAATTTTGGAAACCTGGATCCGGCATCATTCACCAAATCGTACTTGAAAACTATGCCGCACCTGGTCTTCTGATGTTGGGCACTGACTCTCATACACCCAATGCCGGTGGTTTAGGAATGCTGGCTATTGGCGTTGGTGGCGCAGATGCTGTTGACGCATTGACTGACACACCCTGGGAACTCAAGGCGCCTCTTGTCACTGGTGTCAAGTTGACTGGGCAATTGCAAGGATGGGCTACACCGAAGGATTTGATTCTGCATCTTGTGGGCAAGCTTACTGTCCGAGGTGGGACAGGGCGAATTCTAGAGTATTTTGGTCCAGGCGTCGCTACTCAGTCATGTACTGGTCTCGCTACCATCGCCAACATGGGCGCCGAAGTTGGCGCCACTACTTCTACGTTCCCTTACTCTTCCAACATGCGACAATATCTCCAAGCTACTGGACGAGGGCCTGTTGCAGATGCTGCCGATCAAGCTGCTTCGCAAGGGTTCCTCCAGGCCGATGAAGGCGCAGAGTATGACGAAGTTATTGAGATCAATCTTTCCGAGCTAGAACCTCACCTTAACGGTCCATTTACTCCTGATCTTGCCACTCCTCTTTCACGGTTTTCCAAGTTTAttaaagagaaaaaataTCCTACTTCTCTATCCTCTGCTCTGATTGGCTCTTGCACTAATTCTTCATATGAAGACATGTCTCGAGTTGCTTCCATTGCAGAACAAGCTAAGGCTGCTGGTCTGAGAAGCAAGGTACCCTTTCTCGTTACTCCGGGTTCTGAACTGATCAGAGCTACCATCGAGCGAGACGGGCTTCAAGGTACATTAGAAACCGTTGGAGCTACCGTTCTTGCAAATGCGTGTGGGCCCTGTATTGGACAGTGGAGGcgagatgaaaagaagggTGAAGAAAACGCTATCTTAACCTCTTTCAACAGAAATTTCAAAGCCAGAAACGATGGCAATATGAAGACTATGAACTTTTTGGCATCACCAGAGATCGTCACTGCCATGGCGTTCTCGGGTGACCTCAATTTCAATCCTGTTACTGATTCAATCCCAACACCAAACGGCCCGTTCAAATTTGAGCCACCTTCAGGCGATCGGCTACCACCTAGCGGGTATACTCCCGGAGACCTCACTTACACTCCTTCCGTTTCTCCCAAGCCAGAACCTCAGACAGAAATTGTgatttctccttcttccactcGGCTTGAAATTCTTGAGCCGTTTAGTACCAATTTCCCAATAGGCGGAGGCGAGTTGACAGAGCTTACTTGCTTAATGAGGGTACGCGGCAAGTGTACAACCGATCATATCAGTGCTGCGGGTGCATGGTTAAAGTACAAAGGTCAtctttccaacatctctGAAAACACTT TGATGACGGCCGTCAATGATGAGGGAGGTCAAATCAATGTCGCTAGAGATATTTCTGGCCAAGAGGACACTATTCCCCGCATTATGCAACAGTACAAAGCCCGATCAGAGCCATGGATGCTAGTTGTTGACGAAAACT ATGGTGAAGGCTCTGCTCGAGAACATGCTGCACTTCAGCCTCGATTCTACGGCTGTGCCCTCATCATTGCTCGATCGTTCGCCCGTATTCACGAAACCAACCTTAAAAAGCAAGGTATCCTTCCTCTTTGGTTTGTCGACAAAGACGATTATAACAAAATCTCTGCGCACGACAAGATTGGCACTAAGGGCCTGACAGAGGTTATGGCAATTAAAGGTGGAAATATTATCACTGTGGTGATTGAAAAGCCAACCGGGGAAAAGGTGAATATCACTACTAGACATACGTTAAGTAAGGATCAGGTGGAGTGGTTAAGAGCAGGCAGTGCGCTAAACTGGATTGGAGAGCAAGCTAGAAAGGCGGGCAAGACATAG